The Eleutherodactylus coqui strain aEleCoq1 chromosome 10, aEleCoq1.hap1, whole genome shotgun sequence genome contains the following window.
aGGACTCAGAGGCCGTCTgtaggggtgggtggggggagcaGGACTCAGAGGCCGTCTgtaggggtgggtggggggagcaGGACTCAGAGGCCGTCTgtaggggtgggtggggggagcaGGACTCAGAGGCCGTCTgtaggggtgggtggggggagcaGGACTCAGAGGCCGTCTgtaggggtgggtggggggagcaGGACTCAGAGGCCGTCTgtaggggtgggtggggggagcaGGACTCAGAGGCCGTCTgtaggggtgggtggggggagcaGGACTCAGAGGTCGTCTgtaggggtgggtggggggagcaGGACTCAGAGGTCGTCTgtaggggtgggtggggggagcaGGACTCAGAGGCCGTCTgtaggggtgggtggggggagcaGGACTCAGAGGCCGTCTGTAGGGGTTCGTGGAGGGAGCAGGACTCAGAGGCCGTCTGTAGGGGTTCGTGGAGGGAGCAGGACTCAGAGGCCGTCTGTAGGGGTTCGTGGAGGGAGCAGGACTCAGAGGCCGTCTGTAGGGGTTCGTGGAGGGAGCAGGACTCAGAGGCTGTCTGTAGGAATGGGTGGAGGGAGCAGGACCCAGAGGCTGTCTGTAGGAATGGGTGGAGGGAGCAACCAAGTCTATACTCCTTTATAATCTACATATTTAGTACTTTGCTTTACTTTTCTTGCATTATATTATGTCTTACCCTAAAGTTGCAACCAAAACTTCATTTTTAATTTCGCAGCCCCCTTCTTATCCCAGGGATGGCATAGAACTTACTCTTCTCATTTTTCTAGCGTTCAAACCAAGCACCATTCAGCAGTCCCAAGTAGACAAACTATACCTTCCTAAATGCAATACGACAGTTAAGACATTGGGGTTGTATCAGGCAGTACAACACTGGTGGCAACAACCAGGAGGATTCAGAGCGTACAGCAGCTTTAGATGTGTTGGACTATAGgacttaaggctcattcacatgggcatattcagTTTTGGTCCACGAATACTCAGCGTTTTCACTTACTGAAATGGAATATTTAATGCGTATTTTGACCTTCTTGCATGTGTAATCGCTGAATATTTTTGAGTATAAAAAATTACGCATGGCGGCCCAATGGATTCCTCGTTCCTTCTtgcgtaaatacacatatatcctGAGTATTCACTACGAATTtacacaatcccattgacttcaatgggctatttcggtctttaatatggaccaaaatagaacttgctgccttttttttttttttttacatgtgtgaaaaatgcaagtcgaaggcctcatgtccacggcataaatCGATTTTCAAAATCCGCacggatctcccgcacccatagggaatcattgggcacccaaaggtaattaaatacctgcggataacATTTTCCCCTGGCGAGTGGATTGCACGTgcgggaaaacaaccgcagcatgctccatttttgtgcggttgtcccgcacggacggctcccactgaagccaatggaagctgtcggGATCGCGGCACAGACGCAGCTGTCATTGCGTCCGTGCCGTGGACCGCGGGAaagcaagagttaaaaaaaaaaaaaaagacggcacGGTGTCCCAAgtgcatccgccgtgcagaagaaagaagatccagccgctaTGGAGGAGAGCCcagcagcgtctggacaggtgagtataatgtaatttctggcctcatgtctgcgggtcgGGTGGAATCCGTTGcaagattctgcatggggaaaccatgcgggcccgtggacacgaggccttaaaggggttgtcccgcgaaagcaagtggggttcagcacttctgtatggccatattaatgcactttgtaatatacatcgtgcattaattatgagccatacagaagttattcacttacctgctccgttgctggcgtccccgtcgccatggtgccgtctaatcttcagcgtctaatcgcctgattagacgcgcttgcgcagtccggtcttctcccttctgaatggggccgctcgtgccggagagctgctcctcgtagctccgccccgtcacgtgtgccgattccagccaatcaggaggctggaatcggcaatggaacgcacagagcccacggtgcaccatgggagaagacctgcggtccaccgtgggtgaagatcccggcggccatcttcgcaaggtaagtaagaagtcaccggagcgcggggattcgggtaagtactatccgttttttttttttttaaacccctgcatcgtgtttgtctcgcgccgaacggggggggctattgaaaaaaaaaaaaaacccccgtttcggcgcgggacaacccctttaatacctcaatgcaaatcaatgaggTTTCAGCGCTGTGTAAATagacccgtgtgaatgagcccttggaaGTAAGGCAGTACATGATGTGCAGATTATATAGAGGTGAAACCTGTAAAGTCTACGTCACTGTTGCCTCGCTCTCTTTAAAACCTTTTCACGATGTGTTAACACCAGACATGCGACAACGGACGACGCCATCACAGCTCCACACGAGTTACTACAGAGGACACCTGCTGCAAGTGCAAGGATTCTGCAAACAACTATTCTTTACAATGTTTCAAACACCTTTAAACAACCATCATAACAAacatatatatgtagaatatTCAAGTAAGTGCTATCTATTTTAGCTTATGTCCAGAAGGAAATAGGAGACGTATCGACTAATGTACAATTGTCAGATTGCAGATCACTCCTCAATAAGGACCACTAAAGAGACCACTGCACAATACCGAATCTGTGGACTACTGAACAGCAATAACCGGTGAGGGGGGTTACTTAGACCGGGACAGCACCAAACCTGTCTAGAACGATGTGGCCTGTAGGAACACAACACTCTTCATAAGAGTTATACACTGTGATGTAGGGACAAGCGAGGCGCTACTTGCCGACTTACCGGTATGACACTTGCGGTACGATTAGCAGATATCATATCTGGGATTTACAAACATGGCCAAAAAAAAGAGCCGTGACAGCCCAACACTTAAATCGCCTACCCTACCCCTAATTTCTGACCTTCGTGGCCACTGCTGATTAACCTGGTATCTTCTGGCAGCCCGTTCAGCAGTTGTCATGAGCTGCCATACTCATTGTTATACTCACAATGGATCTCTTGCCATGTAGGTTCCCAGGCAGGTCATGACAACCTGTGAATGAAATCAAGACGCTTATGTCATATCTTAAAAGTCAGAATGCCATAACTTCTCACACATTTTCAGGCAGAGCCAAACCCGGCTCAAAACGCGTCAAACGTTCTGTGCCATTCCAACTTTTACGATATCGGATACATTTCTTGAGTTTCGGTTCTGGAGTGCTGGTCCCCCCTTATATCCTATGTTGTCCAACAAGTGGCCCGTCTATCCAATATCACATTCTATGTGACTGACAACTGGATTTTAATCTCTGGCAGCGGGGGAAGTATTCCAATTTTTTTTgtcaaaggggtattcccaaaattaACTTTAATCACCTACccataggataagtgataaaagtctgaaaaGTGTGGGTCTCACCACGGAGAgctcaccaatcccaagaacagggatcCTGTAATCCCGTATCACTGCCTTCTAATCACTGCACCACTTGTGAGGAGGAGACTGTACTGAGTGGCGGCCGATCGCgcacagtgccactccattcatcatcAACGGGAAGACCCAAGATGGCCgagtgcttgtactcagctatttccgtcagcctcagtgaaataaatggagtggcaccGAATACACTTGACCACCACTCTAGTCAATCTATTGCAcactgtaaggggggggggggggggtagtgatcTCACAGTGAGGCGCAGAGGGGACATGGaatccccattctcaggatcatgggggtctcagcaatatAAGCATCACCAACCTGCTTTTTAtcactatcctatggataggtgataaaagtaaattttgggaatacccttttaacctCTGCTTGAGACCAGTAAGAGCAAGCGGACTGCAAGAGCTACCACAAGATACCAGTTGAACCCTTTGAATTGGTagtaactagaaatgagcgagtatacttgctaaggcacattactcgagcgagtagtgccttagccgagcatctccctgctcgtctctaaagattcgggggctggtggggagcggcgggtgagatagggaggaacagaggggagatctctctcttaccTGCGCCGGCCccgaaatctttagagacgagcggggagatactcggctaaggcactactcgctcgagtaacatgccttagcgagtatactcgctcatctctagtaggaaccaCATAAATGAACATTTTTGGGATATGGTGAGCACCTCCACTCCAGGTAACAGCTGGATTTTAGCCTTTGTCCAGTGTCTCTTAAACATGATCGCTTAATATTGTAATACATTTGAAAAAGTGCCATAAGGTCTTTGCGCACGATACTGAAGATACAAGGATCCGACCCGGATCCCTCATACTTATTACAAACATGGCCTCTGAGTATTGCAATAAAAAGGTTTTCTACGGTGCATTGTATATTACAGTGCCATCTAAATAAAGGTGCAACTAGTtttctttaaaataaaaatgcaaaaaaaacaaaatatatataaaaccatAAAATTCACATGTTCTGTGTTATAAACTAGAGCTTATTCCCGGTAGAGAAGCAAAATGATAGGTCAAGTACAGCTTCTGTTTCTCACCATCTAAAAGGTACTTTACAGGGGGCGATTATCGCCCAAATTCTCGTAGAAAACAGTGAATTCGGACAGTAAACGTCCCgtgtacacatggcagccaatggGGGaatgagcgagaaatcactcacttgttgggagttgtttggtttttagcaaaactaaaaaccaagcgactatcggcCAGTGAAGACAGGAGCCGCTCAGTGTTTGAGTAACTCCCATTTACTGCGAATGGAGGCTGATGGTCCGCAACGACCCCCTCCCCTCCGTCTCCACTCACTTGAGCGATAGTCAAATGACAGTCCGTGGGATGGCTGTTGAGCGCTTAtgcgcctgacagtcgtcccatatACAGCGACCTTAAGCATGGATGAGATAAGACTACCAGACAGAATTCACGGAACAGGACCCAGTGGATGGAGAGGATGCCCTGGCTCAGAATTTGGTGCTTGCTATTGCGATTTAGAGAAAAATAATCCAAAGCCTTAGTAGTGCAGATGAAAAGGGGTCAGATCACAACTTTTAACAAGCAATAACAGGGAGTTTTCGATAAAACCATTAATGGAATCTTCacccaaaaaaatatttttggatcCATTTTTTGAGTTTTCTAAAATTcaaccaaaaaataaataacattttatgCCAATTCGTGACACAGAATACTAGAATAGCAGCTAGAAATACATAATGAGAAAGTAAAATTATTACAAGAACCCCTAACTCACTTAGACCACCCCTTTTCACATACCCCATTATGGCATAATGTTATAGAGGGGTTCTCCTGCTCCAGGGACTCATTTTATGAGCCAGAACAGCCAGCCATTAACAAGTAGCTTTTGCTCTGGCATCCCAGCATGTCCATATATTGCATGATCTGCCATTTATTCAGCTGGCATGTAATACTACTTTTCCACACTAGTGGCCACTGCAGAAAAACTGCATAGCTGGGTGCAACATTGGCGAGACAGACTGATCTCAGGGTCAGCTTAATTTCCAAAAGAGGTTGCCTTCATGAAATAGCCACATTCATGGGGATGCCTGCTGTATGGGAGGGCCCCTATTATTTTTTGTTATCTTGTCTTAAAATACGTCACATATTCCTGTAGCTTTGACCCTAGTAATACTCCATCACCTTTGCATGTGAAGTTGGTTATTTAGCTCTTACTACAAGAGCAGGCACCAAATTAAAATCAGTATTGCGGACTCTCTAATTTGCTTATTGCTTGCTCATATTTTTATAGTGTTTGCTGAGCCAAGTGGGATGGTCAGAGGCTTCTCGATATACACAAGTATACAAAGACAGAGGCAGATTTAGCTCTCGGCCTGGGCTGGCTCTCCTTTCGAAGCATGGTAGGACTTGGTACAAGACGTAACGTGCCGGTGAAAACTGTCCCGCCACATAAAGCGCTTGCCACATATATTACACTCGTAAGGCTTAATCCCAGTATGTATCTTCATGTGGCCTACCAAGTGATGCTTCATTTTGAACTTCTTACCGCAGACCCCACATCCATAAGGTCGCAGGCCAAGGTGCATGCTCATGTGTCTATCCCGCTGGCTTTTGTGTGTAAAGCTTTTCCCGCACTGGCAAGGATACAGTTTATAAACAACTGCAGTAAAGCCAGAGGATGAGTTTTCTTCTTTGATACCTGTAGAAACGTCTAGGCCTTCCCCAAAGCCTCCTGAGGTGTTTTCTGCGTCGTGTCCCTCAAGATTTTCTTCACGTTCTCCTGTAaactctcccatagaagccccATAAAAATCAACATGGTCGTTATAACGGGTGGTGttgttgttgctgctgctgctactgtgtCCTTCCGTCTCTGCAACCTTCTTATTGCAGAAGTCAAAACTGTCTACGACACTTGAAGACTGGATTGGAGGATCAGTCTGTGTTAAGTTGACAGACTCAGAGACATGGTCCTCAAAGGCTGGATGCGTCTCCACACTTTCACATTCCTGGTCAAACCTTTCCGGCTTTACATGGACCCATCGTTTGTGAGACATGATGCTTGGCTTGATGTACAGAGGACGAGAGTAGTGATAATCAGCGCTGTCGCTGGCACCTTCTTCACCGTCTTGGCTGGTCATCTCTGTACTCAACTGGTCATGTTCGGTGGAAGAGTTGCTGGGCAGATACTCGTGTTCGGTGAGTTGTGAAGACAGTTCATCATCTTTTGGGCTTTCTTCTTCAGTCTCACCATCTCGTATCTCTTCGCCCTTCCTGAAGTCTGGTTGGACACACGTTCCAAGCTCGAAGCTTTCACAGAGACCATTGTAGTTGCTGCTGCTGGGAGACTGATGGTCATTGCTGAGATTGGATTTCTGACACAGAAGCGTTGGATTACCTTCCAGGAGCTCTGTACACTTGTCTACCACATGCCACATCTGAAGGAAACTTGCCGCAGTCAGATAACTCACAATCTCATGAGGAGGCAATGCCAGCCTTCCAGTGTATGAGGACAAAAGGATGTTCTCAAAGACCCTAGGATTCATGACATCAGGAAGTACCACTCTCCTACTATTTTTAAGCAAAACCTGGTCGCAAAAGTAGGGGGAGCTGGCTGCCAAAACAGCTTTGTGGGCTCGGAAGAGGTGGCCTTGTACCACAATGGAAATGTCACATAACTGTCCCAATTGGCGCTGCTGATTCAACTTCTGAAGGATGGTATTTGAGAAATCTGGAAATTCAACACGGAATAAGCTCATTCCAGGCTCCATGTCATTAGAAGTGCTCTGTGGTTCTACAAGGAAGAAAACACATAGCTGGTGAACACCCTCAATTGGTTCAATAGGTACAGAGATAAACGCACTTACCTTTGTCTATCCTGTTCATTGACCGATATAGAACCATGAAAGAACAATTGAACGATACAAGAAGATACTGCGAACAAGCCCCCGTATGGTCATTACTGCATTCCATTTGTACCAGTACTACAGAGTTTgtttcctaactagagatgagtgagtatactcgctaaggcacattactcgagcttagtagtgccttagccgagtatctccccgctcgtctctaaagattcggggaccggcgtgggtgacaggtgagttgcggcgggcagagagggagagagagatctcccctccgttcctccccgctctcctctgccgctccccgaatctttagagatgagcgggagatacttggctaaggcactactcgctcatctctattcataacccttatacagaatgttatagcaagctttcggatcttctatggacccttcgtCAGGCTTAGTGTTTCACTAAGCCTGAcaaagggtccatagaagatctgaaagcttgcaataacatcatgtatttttgttagccattaaagggtatcatatcaacaagattacttggtttctcttactgagaaaagtcacactttgctctactggcgaacACCGTGCCAACCCTTTTTTTTCATAACTCTTCACATAGCAAACTTGGCCAACTAATACTCAGATGATTAAAGGGTTATACTTCTAGCCCCCATAGACTGAAGCACTGCCTCTTAGGTGCGTGAGAGGAATAAAGAAGTTGTCCAGGGATACTCTCCCACCAGATTTAACATCAGGCATGGAGAGTTGCAACTGCAAGGTGGGCAGAACAGTTGTTGGTGCAATCGCCCAATGCCCAGCGAGTATTGGGCATGAGTTTAGTTAATCAAAACAGGGCTCACTGGGTGTTGAATTGTTGCCTTGAGAACTATCCTGCCAGTGCCAAGTTGTGTCTCTCCACGCCCGAAGTCAGATTGGGCAGGAGAttgcccagacaacccctttttatgTTCAACCTCAATTTCCTGGTTCAGAAAATGGGAGTCAAGAGCTGCAGAATTTGTCAATAACATAAGTGACATAATTTAGCAAAAACATAAAAAGGCAACTGCATGGCATTGTATGCATTAACTAAGATGAGAGACGTTCTAAAGAAGAAATTACACCCCTTgagtcttaaccccttgagtggcacgcccggaaattttccgggacgagctccactgctcatagcgatacagcccggaagatttccgggctatgtatcactacgggagctgcagagcacaatgccacaagctgtgacagtgtgctctgcctgcacagacccacagagaacaaagcaagggctttgaaaaaccagcagaagatattgcagatatgtcggcaatctcctgcactggtttgtttacaggttgccatagagaccatcggcttgtcagaagcaagccgatggtctctgtggcagggagagcttggtgcttggctgtcagaggacagctaggtactagctcttacagcagagatcagagaaaacctccgatctctgctgtgttaaccctttacatgctgcagtctatgtgactgcagcatgtaaagggctgtcaccatcggacccccggaatgtgatcaggggtcctgatgggtccctgtggaagtcccctaaagggacaaaaaaaaaaaaaaaagtcaaaaaattattaaaaaaaaaataaacacttgtctcccttttctttgtaaaaaatcaaaaatacaatcacacatgtggtatccatgcgtcgtaatgacccagagaaggaagttaatgcattatttaaccccttaatgacatggcccctttttttcttttttccccatttcttttgttcctctcccctgtttaaaaaatcacaacttgttccgcaaaaaacaagccctcatatggccatgtcaatggaaaaatgaaaaagttatggctcttgagacgcaactgcaaaattagttgaaattcaatgattagaccattttaaaaaacctgccctggtgggcacgacagggtgctaggaaacccgccactcaaggggttaaagggggttgACCCACTTCTAGCCGTCTTgcggcaggaagcagacagctctgcacATCGAACAGTGGCCTGGGTTGATATTGAAGACTGAACTCTATTGAAGTGAGTGGGGCTCAGCCTGAAGTATCATCCCAGACCCCAGCGCAATGcacagagctgtctgcctcctgcagcaaaacagctaacagtggagcaacccctttaaagggtcaaAGTCCACActgtatggccccctgcacacgggtggaagttctgcggcgggatttcccacagaatttccgcccctgcccgcctgcatagaattgcactgcagaatgcaatcctatgcagacggccgtgatttgtacacggagaaaacaaatcgcggcatgctctatttctgtgcaggtctcgcagaggcccacacagaaatatcactcccggcgctccggctctgctctgcgcatgcgctggcatctcagagccggagccacgggaggAGGTGAGACACGCACTGATCCCTGCAGGAgcacgggtcgggtcccgctgcgagatttctcgcatgggatccgacctggccttGTGCAGGCCTATGTTTGATAATGGATCTGTTCATATATTCGCAAAACTAAAATTAAAAGGAGACAGCTCCTATCCATAAGGCCGAATGAGACAGATGTCTGTAATAAGGGGTGGGGTACCTGAGCAAGGCCCCCAGAATGGaaagtcttaggccgcctgcacatgggcggaaatccagcgggatttccgccactgaaagtttgcataggagtgcattacaatacgcactcctatgcagacggccacgcgaaatgtcacgcggcaaaccgcgacatgtcctatttttgtgcggggcacgctctcacccggccgccggctccggtctgcgcatgcgccggctgcgccgcagccggcacatcaaagagccggggctgccaggcgcgggtgagtacgcgctcgtctctgcaggcgctcgggtcgggtcccgcggcgagaattgtcgctgccggatccgacccgcttgtcagcaggcggccttaggaggaCTCTCCTTACCTCCAACATATTATAGAGACTCGCTGGAGGGTTCCTTGCTGGTGAGGACGACCCTCCAGTAAGAAGTAACTGGGTACCAAGCTAGCTGTACACTTCAGTCGCTCCTATTACAGAATTACCTATAGTTGATTAGTGAAAATTCCCATCATGCAGTTCAGGCAGACATCCCTCCATGTTTTGGAATTGGCAGAGCCGGTATGGTCACCTAGCACTGGACGGACATGACAATAATACTGACTGACCTACTGTGCAGACATGAATAAGCCGCGTACTTCCTGCGGGGCCAACGTGCAATCACATTTTCCAGCTAAATCCACCTCCACAAGTGCAATATCTGTGAAATCAGAAGTGGAAAATCATAAAACAGTTAATGAGCAAGAAGTAATGCTGTCACACACAGTATATAGTTCTATGGGTCTCTGGTCACAGCACAATTGGGtcaaacattaaggcctcatgcccacggcggactctgccagcagaatatcacagcagagtctaacacggcgccccccccccaaaacaccatactcacctctccggatccaccgcgcgagtcccgtccggcgagcaTGTGCAGTGAAGTGCATGACGCGCTGGCGGTGGACGGTGAcacgtaatcacgcgatacttccactgtgctcacagtggaagtattgcgtgacGAACGGCTTTCATCAACTACAATAGAAGCCGAAGGCGCGTTTTTTCACGGCAATTAGGCCTTATGCCCACAGCCGCgtcggactccgccagcagaatattgaagcggagtccgacacggcgccccccaaaaacCCCATACTCACTGCTTCGGATCCACCGCGCGAATCCCATCTGGCGAGCTGGCGCGCCGGCGGTGGACGGTGACGcgtaatcacgcaatacttccgcggTGCTCACGATTTTCTgcagcaattagaacatgccgcgatttctttcacactatggaattccgcagcgtgaacattgagctattaggttcgataggacctaatagctgcgggataacgccgcggatttccgccgtgtagaacatggcagaaatccgaccgtgggcattagccctaagtcatgTATAGTAGAAGCC
Protein-coding sequences here:
- the ZBTB43 gene encoding zinc finger and BTB domain-containing protein 43, translated to MEPGMSLFRVEFPDFSNTILQKLNQQRQLGQLCDISIVVQGHLFRAHKAVLAASSPYFCDQVLLKNSRRVVLPDVMNPRVFENILLSSYTGRLALPPHEIVSYLTAASFLQMWHVVDKCTELLEGNPTLLCQKSNLSNDHQSPSSSNYNGLCESFELGTCVQPDFRKGEEIRDGETEEESPKDDELSSQLTEHEYLPSNSSTEHDQLSTEMTSQDGEEGASDSADYHYSRPLYIKPSIMSHKRWVHVKPERFDQECESVETHPAFEDHVSESVNLTQTDPPIQSSSVVDSFDFCNKKVAETEGHSSSSSNNNTTRYNDHVDFYGASMGEFTGEREENLEGHDAENTSGGFGEGLDVSTGIKEENSSSGFTAVVYKLYPCQCGKSFTHKSQRDRHMSMHLGLRPYGCGVCGKKFKMKHHLVGHMKIHTGIKPYECNICGKRFMWRDSFHRHVTSCTKSYHASKGEPAQAES